In Corynebacterium aquatimens, one genomic interval encodes:
- the rraA gene encoding ribonuclease E activity regulator RraA, producing MTDTSIQFIPTADIVDIYDDFEDDVQSCDTQFRNFGGRTEFCGEIVTISCFQDNGLVKKTLNSPGEGKVLVVDGHGSLHTALMGDMIAEAGVENGWAGVIINGPIRDSAEVAKMDFGCKALGTNPRKSAKEGAGKTDIVIRLGGIDFIPGHYVYADSDGIIVTPEPVVKREEA from the coding sequence TCGTGGACATCTACGACGATTTCGAGGACGATGTGCAAAGCTGCGACACCCAGTTCCGCAACTTCGGCGGCCGCACGGAGTTCTGCGGGGAGATCGTCACGATCTCCTGCTTCCAGGACAACGGTCTGGTGAAAAAGACGCTCAACTCCCCCGGCGAGGGCAAGGTGCTCGTCGTCGATGGTCATGGCAGCCTGCACACAGCGCTCATGGGCGACATGATCGCGGAGGCTGGCGTGGAGAACGGCTGGGCTGGGGTGATCATCAACGGCCCGATCCGCGACTCCGCCGAGGTGGCCAAGATGGACTTCGGCTGCAAGGCACTGGGCACGAACCCCCGCAAGTCCGCCAAGGAAGGCGCGGGGAAGACGGACATCGTGATCCGCTTGGGCGGCATCGACTTTATCCCCGGCCACTACGTGTACGCGGATTCGGACGGGATCATTGTCACGCCGGAACCCGTCGTCAAGCGCGAAGAGGCGTAA